A stretch of Podospora bellae-mahoneyi strain CBS 112042 chromosome 5, whole genome shotgun sequence DNA encodes these proteins:
- a CDS encoding hypothetical protein (EggNog:ENOG503P2Q8), whose amino-acid sequence MATYLESKPGFIGLPQNFLRAVGLGIFTKLVQRPEPPKLLIRKSRRVALARSAVHILPATISIILIYINLSGRFIGSELEGPQGKDSLKMALLQVAAKLQELLVVGSMGTIIFHIIRQRLFSNDGIPLGLLVSGWSFSQLSYFYSGEFWSGVLSLFQPPSGRLRSLALVLLLLLSGILALMAGPAAAIIMIPRIMDLPVGGRTENDLWPSILDGSYLADYDCSTPDKQLYDPACPSSNFLPLH is encoded by the exons ATGGCGACATATCTCGAGTCCAAGCCAGGCTTTATCGGCCTGCCCCAGAACTTTCTCCGCGCCGTCGGCTTGGGCATCTTCACCAAGCTCGTCCAGCGCCCTGAGCCACCCAAGTTGCTCATTCGAAAGTCGAGACGAGTTGCTTTGGCTCGAAGCGCTGTGCACATTCTTCCCGCCACGATATCCATCATCTTGATATACATCAATCTTTCTGGGCGGTTCATCGGGAGCGAACTTGAAGGACCGCAAGGAAAAGACAGCCTTAAGATGGCGCTTTTGCAGGTTGCGGCCAAGCTACAG gagctgctggtggtAGGAAGTATGGGTACCATTATCTTCCACATAATTCGTCAAAGACTTTTTTCCAACGATGGAATTCCTCTCGGGTTGCTTGTCTCTGGCTGGTCGTTCAGCCAGCTTAGTTATTTCTACTCCGGGGAGTTTTGGAGTGGCGTCTTGTCTCTGTTTCAGCCACCTTCTGGTCGCCTCAGAAGCCTGGctttggtgctgctgttACTATTGAGTGGGATCCTCGCCTTAATGGCTGGCCCTGCGGCAGCTATCATCATGATACCGAGAATCATGGACCTGCCGGTTGGCGGAA GAACCGAAAACGACCTCTGGCCTAGCATCCTCGACGGCTCATATCTCGCCGACTATGACTGCTCTACTCCAGACAAGCAGCTATATGACCCCGCGTGCCCTTCTTCCAACTTTCTGCCTCTGCATTAA
- a CDS encoding hypothetical protein (EggNog:ENOG503P2Q8) gives MIDPKIRKAVYFTVRQGPGIIDTWFYIAHASTAAVQDALRDLHMKALLFLKYRVGHFGRHRPGSLEWAVSKRYEVETKSSLTRTVCRPLPDVSFETVKTLMFPPVKLEEKFGDKADGYWEVDVEKPVREYLGRRRILIQEGGGTWRLNLELNKIPSIIAIPVPLDQDENFKFGLLVARRQGESNVWWPATCTLDTRWGDARSFFEFGDRSMRFHDFHRGKVTNLVQTTLETTNWDNMLSPYYNPPNDYTITLIALHLSWYDHLSPVIPAGFIPDHPDSPLRGTNRSTVEALLETIPAHTWSPQNDVVGIDTEGLELVISMTFVDGLSRCGIPLNSNSGILLGGTWEKGALEKGTRWEINNDKPDDVWRLFKLGEPTEVFAPPASLDLERSILWHAETSEAWDSIPEMIGLAQRSPPPCEDAACLDNIGAGIASVRNLGEVAWVEVHDDSGYGSQDGVRLRFGDGVRTRDPKWVPKAEERYS, from the exons ATGATTGATCCCAAAATACGAAAGGCCGTCTATTTCACTGTCCGGCAAGGGCCCGGCATCATCGATACTTGGTTCTACATCGCCCACGCGTCCACAGCTGCCGTGCAAGATGCTCTGCGAGACTTACACATGAAGGCATTATTGTTTTTGAAATACCGGGTTGGACATTTTGGGCGTCACAGGCCAGGTTCGTTGGAGTGGGCGGTCAGCAAGCGGTATGAAGTAGAGACAAAGTCTTCCTTGACGCGGACGGTGTGTCGACCGCTCCCTGATGTCTCGTTCGAGACCGTCAAAACCTTGATGTTTCCGCCGGtgaagttggaggagaagttTGGGGATAAAGCGGATGGTTACTGGGaagttgatgttgagaagcCTGTGAGGGAGTATCTTGGGCGCCGTAGGATTCTGATACAGGAGGGGGGCGGAACATGGCGGTTGAACCTGGAGCTAAACAAAATTCCCTCTATCATTGCAATCCCGGTGCCCTTGGATCAAGACGAAAACTTCAAGTTTGGCCTACTGGTCGCGAGACGCCAGGGGGAGAGTAACGTGTGGTGGCCCGCGACGTGTACACTGGATACTCGCTGGGGAGACGCCCGTTCGTTCTTTGAGTTTGGTGATCGATCAATGCGCTTTCACGACTTTCATCGCGGCAAAGTCACTAATCTGGTGCAGACAACCTTGGAAACGACCAATTGGGACAACATGCTCTCTCCTTACTACAATCCTCCCAACGACTATACGATAACCCTCATAGCTCTTCATCTGAGCTGGTACGATCACCTATCTCCAGTGATACCGGCAGGTTTCATCCCCGATCACCCCGATTCACCGCTCCGAGGGACCAACCGATCAACTGTAGAGGCCCTTCTTGAAACAATCCCGGCACATACCTGGAGCCCACAgaatgatgttgttggcatAGACACGGAAGGACTGGAGTTGGTGATATCAATGACATTTGTCGACGGGCTGTCTCGTTGCGGCATTCCACTGAACTCTAACAGCGGCATTTTACTAGGAGGTAcatgggaaaagggggcgttGGAGAAGGGAACCAGATGGGAAATCAACAACGATAAGCCAGACGATGTCTGGAGACTGTTCAAGTTGGGAGAGCCAACTGAAGTGTTTGCTCCTCCGGCTAGTCTTGACCTTGAGAGGTCCATTC TGTGGCATGCAGAGACGTCAGAGGCTTGGGATTCCATCCCTGAGATGATCGGGCTTGCGCAGAGGTCACCCCCGCCATGTGAGGACGCAGCATGTCTTGACAATATTGGGGCGGGTATTGCGTCGGTTCGTAATCTGGGCGAAGTGGCGTGGGTCGAGGTCCATGATGATAGTGGGTATGGTAGTCAGGatggggtgaggttgaggtttggAGATGGGGTTAGAACCAGAGATCCCAAATGGGTGCCGAAAGCTGAAGAACGATACAGTTAG
- a CDS encoding hypothetical protein (EggNog:ENOG503NZ3K; COG:S), producing MSSEFPSTKIPPFLDSKMRLLHTTELKLYSFNEVGKDVPTYAILSHTWGKEEVTFQDIHCNPDVASMAGYQKITASCRIARREGYQFVWIDTCCIDKSSSAELSEAINSMYRWYQHSAMCFAFLEDVVYPYTHSYCVTKKRVREPDPPVETFEESFGNSRWFTRGWTLQELIAPPNLRFHDCNWRLIDTKDGLYSLISKITGIDEDVLARPGELQNASVAQRMYWASRRETTRSEDLAYCLMGIFGIAMPLLYGEGGTKAFLRLQQEILNSTDDHSIFLWTLPPHEVVHNELRGLLAESPSWFSHARRISQSQHSHEDDCSTLSRITNRGLFLELPAVDLDKDGVGDVLLLPSCDIEPGIPSAIIVRKIDGTVNDEYARILVGVPMAIKSRRIAIWEDTVVDEVTHATVRMYSRLLIERRSIYKKSLYVSQRPQPQPWRVQGYWFTIWNEPSVFRIVAGCENLSIGYVYHQPVVVSQRSALPASQWKHDRQTYSIFIDINHLYRHRNVGDHQRVISLAALDMEVWVKLKRFPTIGSPFSSGEADVGAGRILQLRLILGADFNYHNGLSLIPTITPAWSLELTNNQLRQEGPHVALIEPNSKEVSLRPVGLEELVAYAEIKREERDLRMWYVVSFGIKQAGHA from the exons ATGTCTTCCGAGTTCCCTTCTACAAAAATTCCGCCTTTCCTAG ACTCGAAGATGAGGCTTCTACACACGACGGAGCTTAAGCTCTATTCCTTCAACGAGGTCGGAAAGGATGTTCCCACATACGCGATTCTGTCCCACACCTGGGGCAAGGAGGAAGTCACATTCCAGGACATCCACTGCAATCCGGATGTGGCTAGCATGGCAGGATATCAAAAGATTACCGCCAGTTGCCGGATTGCTCGCAGAGAAGGCTATCAGTTCGTCTGGATCGACACCTGCTGTATCGACAAAAGCAGCAGCGCTGAGCTTTCCGAAGCTATCAACTCCATGTACCGGTGGTACCAACATTCCGCCATGTGCTTTGCCTTTCTGGAAGATGTTGTTTACCCATATACACACTCTTACTGTGTCACGAAGAAACGTGTTCGAGAGCCAGACCCGCCTGTAGAAACTTTTGAAGAGAGTTTCGGCAACAGCCGATGGTTCACAAGGGGTTGGACACTGCAAGAGCTCATTGCACCGCCGAACCTGCGATTCCACGATTGTAACTGGCGTCTTATCGACACGAAGGATGGACTCTATTCGCTGATTTCCAAGATCACCGGTATTGATGAGGATGTGCTTGCGAGACCAGGCGAGCTGCAGAATGCCTCCGTTGCACAAAGAATGTACTGGGCCAGCAGACGAGAAACAACACGATCTGAGGACTTGGCTTATTGCCTCATGGGAATTTTTGGTATAGCTATGCCCCTGTTGtacggggaagggggaacCAAAGCATTTCTACGTCTGCAGCAGGAGATCTTGAACTCCACCGATGACCATTCCATCTTTCTATGGACACTTCCGCCACACGAAGTCGTGCACAATGAACTACGGGGTTTATTGGCAGAGTCTCCGAGCTGGTTTTCTCACGCAAGGCGGATATCACAGTCCCAGCACTCTCACGAAGATGACTGTTCGACCTTGTCTCGCATCACCAACCGCGGCTTGTTTCTGGAGCTTCCAGCTGTCGATCTGGACAAAGATGGGGTCGGTGACGTTTTACTTCTTCCTAGCTGTGACATTGAACCCGGGATACCATCCGCAATAATCGTGAGAAAGATCGATGGCACGGTCAATGATGAATACGCAAGGATTCTCGTAGGGGTTCCGATGGCCATCAAATCAAGAAGAATCGCCATTTGGGAAGACACAGTTGTTGACGAGGTGACGCATGCTACGGTTCGAATGTATTCCCGCCTATTGATTGAACGACGGAGCATTTACAAAAAGAGCTTATATGTGTCCCAAAGGCCCCAGCCGCAGCCTTGGAGAGTTCAAGGCTATTGGTTCACAATTTGGAACGAACCAAGCGTCTTTCGCATCGTTGCAGGTTGCGAAAACCTCTCCATAGGGTACGTGTATCACCAGCCAGTGGTAGTATCACAGAGGAGTGCATTACCAGCGTCTCAATGGAAACACGACCGGCAGACCTATTCCATTTTCATCGACATCAACCATTTATACAGACATAGAAATGTAGGCGATCACCAGCGTGTCATATCACTCGCCGCTCTTGACATGGAGGTTTGGGTGAAACTCAAGAGGTTTCCAACTATTGGTTCGCCTTTTTCCTCTGGCGAAGCAGATGTTGGAGCGGGAAGAATCTTGCAACTTCGGCTGATACTGGGTGCTGATTTCAACTATCATAATGGCCTCTCTCTCATCCCAACCATTACACCAGCTTGGTCGTTGGAGCTCACAAACAACCAACTCAGACAAGAAGGCCCGCATGTGGCTCTAATCGAGCCAAACAGCAAAGAAGTTTCCTTGAGACCTGTGGGATTGGAAGAACTTGTCGCATACGCCGAGATCAagagggaagaaagggaTCTGAGAATGTGGTATGTGGTCAGCTTTGGGATCAAACAAGCGGGTCATGCATAG